A stretch of DNA from Streptomyces venezuelae:
TGGAAGCCGAGCAGCGCCCCCGCCCCGCCGGTCTCCCGCAGGACCCGCCCCCGGAACGTGGCCGGCGCGTCGGCCGGCGGCTGCTGGAGCGCGAAGATGGCGGTGCGCACGTCCTGGATGGTGGAGTCCAGCTCGTCCACCGCCCGGCCCAGCTCCTCGCCGACCGTGTCCCCGGCCGGAGCGGCCGAGGACCGCCGCCGGGTGCTCTCCAGCATCATCTCGGTCGCGAACAGCCGCTGGACCACCAGGTCGTGGAGGTCCCGGGCGATCCGGTCGCGGTCCTCGTAGACCGCCAGCTGCTCCCGGTCGTGCTGGGCGTCCGCCAGGACCAGCGCCAGCGCCGCCTGGGAGGCGAACTGCGAGGCCAGCAGCCGGTCCACCGCATCGTACGGGCGTCCCCCGCGCTCCCGCGGCAGCGCCAGCGTGCCGATCAGCTGTCCGCCGCTCTGCAGCGGCAGCATCATGCTGGGGCCGAATCGTTCCCGCACATGTGTGGTCATCCGCGGATCGGTCGCCGAGTCCTCGATGAAGACGGGTTCGCCGCCCAGCAGTTGTTCCAGCACCGCGCTCCCGGGGGCGATGGCGGTGCCGACCAGGTCCCCGGGGTCGCCATGGGTGGAGGCGGCCACGATTTCCATACCGCCCTCCGGGGTCGGCTGGAGCACCACCCCGGCCGCCGCATCGGCCAGCAGCCGGGCCCGTTCCGCCACGCACATCAGCGCATCCGCCGCCGGCCGTCCGGTCAGCAGGGCGGTGGTGATGGCCGCCGCGCCCTCGATCCAGTGCTCCCGGCGCCGGGCGGTGTCGTACAGCCGGGCGTTGCCGATCGCTATGCCGGCCTGGGAGGCGAGGACCCGCAGCAGTGCCAGGTCCTCGTCGGTGAACGGCCCGCCGCCCTGCTTGTCGGCCAGGTAGAGGTTGCCGAAGACATCGGTGTGGACCCGGATCGGCACTCCGACGAAGGATTCCATCGCGGGGTGGCCGGGCGGGAAGCCCACCGAGCGCGGGTCCTCGCTGATCCGGTCCACCCGCAGCGGGCGCGGATCGGTGACCAGGGTGCCCGGCAGGCCGGAGCGGCCGTCCGGCAGGTGCGGGATCCTCGCCCGCTCCTCCTCGGTCAGGCCGGCCGTGAACAGTGCGGTCAGCCCGCCGCGCTCGGGGTCCACCACCCCCAGCGCGGCGTACCGGGCCCCGCTCAGCTCGGCCGCGGAGTCCACGAGGTGCTGGAGGGTGGTGTGCAGTTCGCGTTCCGAACCGACACCGAGTACGGCCTCCAGCAGCACGGGCAGGCGGGGCGGCCCGGCGGGCCGCCCCGGTGCCGAGGCCTCGCCGGCCGGGCCACTCGTGCGGTTTCCGCCGTCGGCGGTGCCGGTGCCGCCTTCCTCCGGCATGGTCATCCGGTCATTCGGACAGCGGGTTGAGGACCATCGGGGCGATCTTTCCTTCCAGCATGGCGCCCAGACCCAGGACGGCACACACATCGGGCCGTTCCGCGATGGCCACCGGCATCCCGGTCGCGTCGCGCAGCATCTGGTCCAGCCCCGGCAGCAGCGCGCTGCCGCCCACCATCATGATTCCCCGGTCCGTCAGGTCGGCGACCAGGTCCGGCGGGCAGTCGCGCAGCACCTTGCCGATGCCGTCCAGGACCGCGGTCAGCGGGGTGTGGATGGCGTCCCGGACCGCCGCCGTGTCCACATGCACCGAGCGGGCCAGGCCGGTGGCCACGTCCCGGCCGTGGATCAGGGTGGACGCGGGGCCCTCGTCGGTGATGCCGTTGCCGTGCAGGGCCAGTTGGAGCGGCCGTACGGCCTGGCTGGGCAGCATCAGCTCGTGGGCGTGCCGCAGGTGCTGGACCACCGCGTGGTCGATGGCCTCGCCGCCGACCGGTACCCGTTCCGCGGTCACGATGGAGCCGAGGGAGAGCACCGCCACCTGGGTGGCGGCGGCCCCGCACACCATGATCATCGTCGCGGTGGGCTGTTCCACGGGCAGGCCGCAGCCGACGGCCGCCGCGATCAGGGTGTCGACCAGTTCGACCCGGCGGGCGCCGAGTCCGACCAGGGTCTCCACCGCAGCCCGCTGGGCCAGCGGATCGGCGTCGTGCGGGGTGCAGGCGGCGGCGCGCAGCCGGGGCTTGCGGCGCAGGGCGCGCCGGAGCTTCTCGCCCAGCAGGTGGCGCAGCATCCGCTGGGCCATCTCGATGTCGACGACGGTGCCGCCCGAGACGGGGCGGACCACCCGGATGTAGTCGGGGGTGCGGCCGGTCATCCGCTCGGCGAAGGTGCCGACGGCGATGAGTGCGCCGGTACGTGTGTTGACCGCGGCGACGCTGGGCTCGTCGACGACCAGGCCGGCGCCCTTGACGTACACACGGGTGCGGGCTGCCCCCAGGTCGACGCCGACGTGGCAGCGGCGCAGCTGCTCAAGACTGAAGGTCACGGCAGATCCTCCCGAGTGCGCTGACGCAAGAAGGCCGGCGGACTGCCGGTCACATCTGTCATCTTTCACGGCAAAGCGGGCGGACTGCCTGTTGGGTTGCTCCGGTCGGGGTGCTGCACAGGGGTGGATTTCTGTACCGACAGGCAGCAGCATGCCCCCACCAACCGTGCTACTCGCGCGTAACAAGGTAAGGGGGACCCGATGCTGACGGCCCGCCAGAAGATTGCGGCACTCCTGACACTCTGCCTTGCACTCTGCCTGGCCCTGCTCGCGCCGCTGCCCGCCCGGGCCGCCGCCCGCAATCCGGTGGTCTTCGTGCACGGTTACAACGCGGACCCCGGCGTCTGGGGCGCGCTCCGAGCGGACCTGCGCGCCGCCGGCTACACCGACGCGGAGCTGTTCTCCTGGGGCTACGACACCCACCAGTCGGTCAACGAGGTGCTCTCCGGCCGGTTCGCCTCGTACGTCGAGGAGGTGCGCCGGCAGACCGGCGCGGCCAAGGTCGACGTGGTCGCCCACTCCTTCGGGTCGCTGGTCAGCCGCTGGTACGTGAAGTTCGGCGGCGGCACCGCGACCGTCGGCCACTGGGTCTCGCTGGCCGGCCCCAACCACGGCACCTCGACCGCCTGGGCCTGCGCCCTGTGGGACCAGGCCTGCCGGGACATGACCCCGAACTCGTACGTCCAGAAGAACCTCGCCGCCGGGGACGAGACCCCGGGCGCGGTGAAGTACGCGACCTTCTGGTCGAACTGCGACGAGGTCGTCAATCCGGACGGCAGCGTCCCGCTGACCGGCGCCCAGAACACGGGCGTCGGCTGCCTGGCCCACAACGACCTGCTCGGGGACGACCCGACCTCGGCCGGGGTCCGCGCCTTCCTCGCCTCCTAGGCGGTGTCGGGGCCGGGTGCCGCGGCGCTGGGCCCCGGGGGGTGTCCGACCGAGACCCGCTGGAGGAGGCCGTGGGTGAACTCGGCCACGCAGGGCTGCCCGGCCGCGGTGAAGGACAGCCGCCAGCGGGTCGGCGCGGTCCCCTCCATGGGGCGGACCGGAGCGAAGGCCCGCGCCACCTCGTCCACCGTCGCCGACCACGGCCGCAGGTCCTCCGGGCCCTGCAGGACGGGCCCCGGCGCACCCGGGGCCCGTACCAGCCACTCGTTCCACACCGCCCCGTCCGGCCCGGCCAGCACCTCGAACCGCAGGTCGGGCCAGAGCGGCACCGGCCAGAGCAGCGCCTCGCACTCCAGGTCCCCGACGGTGCGGGCGGATACCGACTCGGGCGGGCCGAGGACCGAGCGGTAGCGGGCCAGGGCACCGCGCGAGCGCGGTTGGGGGCCCCTCCCGGACGAAGTCTGGGGGAGGA
This window harbors:
- a CDS encoding GAF domain-containing protein; the protein is MTMPEEGGTGTADGGNRTSGPAGEASAPGRPAGPPRLPVLLEAVLGVGSERELHTTLQHLVDSAAELSGARYAALGVVDPERGGLTALFTAGLTEEERARIPHLPDGRSGLPGTLVTDPRPLRVDRISEDPRSVGFPPGHPAMESFVGVPIRVHTDVFGNLYLADKQGGGPFTDEDLALLRVLASQAGIAIGNARLYDTARRREHWIEGAAAITTALLTGRPAADALMCVAERARLLADAAAGVVLQPTPEGGMEIVAASTHGDPGDLVGTAIAPGSAVLEQLLGGEPVFIEDSATDPRMTTHVRERFGPSMMLPLQSGGQLIGTLALPRERGGRPYDAVDRLLASQFASQAALALVLADAQHDREQLAVYEDRDRIARDLHDLVVQRLFATEMMLESTRRRSSAAPAGDTVGEELGRAVDELDSTIQDVRTAIFALQQPPADAPATFRGRVLRETGGAGALLGFQPSVRFAGAVDTLVTDPVAGDLLAALRSALAAAHRRAGVSSVEVEVDADPSAVRLTVADDGRTESGTRGTTLTWRSAL
- a CDS encoding esterase/lipase family protein; this encodes MLTARQKIAALLTLCLALCLALLAPLPARAAARNPVVFVHGYNADPGVWGALRADLRAAGYTDAELFSWGYDTHQSVNEVLSGRFASYVEEVRRQTGAAKVDVVAHSFGSLVSRWYVKFGGGTATVGHWVSLAGPNHGTSTAWACALWDQACRDMTPNSYVQKNLAAGDETPGAVKYATFWSNCDEVVNPDGSVPLTGAQNTGVGCLAHNDLLGDDPTSAGVRAFLAS
- a CDS encoding rod shape-determining protein produces the protein MTFSLEQLRRCHVGVDLGAARTRVYVKGAGLVVDEPSVAAVNTRTGALIAVGTFAERMTGRTPDYIRVVRPVSGGTVVDIEMAQRMLRHLLGEKLRRALRRKPRLRAAACTPHDADPLAQRAAVETLVGLGARRVELVDTLIAAAVGCGLPVEQPTATMIMVCGAAATQVAVLSLGSIVTAERVPVGGEAIDHAVVQHLRHAHELMLPSQAVRPLQLALHGNGITDEGPASTLIHGRDVATGLARSVHVDTAAVRDAIHTPLTAVLDGIGKVLRDCPPDLVADLTDRGIMMVGGSALLPGLDQMLRDATGMPVAIAERPDVCAVLGLGAMLEGKIAPMVLNPLSE